A window from Bosea sp. ANAM02 encodes these proteins:
- a CDS encoding LemA family protein produces the protein MTLLLILLVLAAGIVLYVWYAAIVARRNKVAETLGGIDAQLQQRHDLIPNVLAIARHFLEHEKVLLDEITALRTQALPRIGERDFGRIAEKFKAEASLGADMTRLFAVAENYPALTSSGPMMEAQRSYAEVEANIAAARRFYNSAVGDLRNAVQIFPGGLLAGAAGVGTLPPFYEAEAASRAPVSAADHL, from the coding sequence ATGACCCTCTTGCTGATCCTGCTCGTGCTGGCCGCGGGCATCGTCCTCTACGTCTGGTATGCGGCGATCGTGGCACGCCGGAACAAGGTGGCGGAGACGCTCGGCGGCATCGATGCGCAATTGCAGCAGCGCCATGACCTGATCCCGAACGTGCTCGCCATCGCGCGGCATTTCCTCGAGCACGAGAAAGTGCTGCTCGACGAGATCACCGCGCTCAGGACGCAGGCGCTGCCGCGGATAGGCGAGCGCGATTTCGGTCGCATCGCCGAGAAGTTCAAGGCCGAGGCCTCGCTCGGCGCCGATATGACCCGGCTGTTCGCCGTGGCGGAGAACTATCCCGCGCTGACCTCCTCGGGGCCGATGATGGAGGCCCAGCGCAGCTATGCCGAGGTCGAGGCCAATATCGCCGCCGCCCGGCGCTTCTACAACAGCGCGGTCGGCGACCTCCGCAACGCCGTGCAGATCTTTCCGGGCGGATTGCTCGCCGGGGCGGCCGGCGTCGGCACGCTGCCGCCCTTCTACGAGGCGGAAGCCGCGAGCCGGGCGCCGGTTTCCGCCGCCGACCATCTTTGA
- a CDS encoding AAA family ATPase, producing the protein MPDETDRLIVITGGPGAGKTSLIEALAAGGHAVRPEAGRAVIRAHQAVGGRGLPWVDPALFAELMLAADLRGHAEALARRGTVFFDRGIPDIAGYLTLCGLPVPDHVARAARRLRYRRTVFIAPPWREIFTQDAERKQDFAEAERTYVAMTETYPRYGYELVELPCASVAERVSFVRDRLLGSG; encoded by the coding sequence ATGCCAGACGAGACCGACCGGCTGATCGTCATCACCGGGGGGCCGGGCGCGGGCAAGACGAGCCTGATCGAGGCCTTGGCCGCCGGCGGCCATGCGGTGCGACCGGAGGCCGGGCGCGCCGTCATCCGCGCCCATCAGGCGGTTGGGGGCAGGGGATTGCCCTGGGTCGATCCGGCCCTGTTCGCCGAACTGATGCTGGCCGCCGACCTGCGCGGCCATGCCGAGGCGCTTGCGAGGCGGGGCACGGTCTTCTTCGACCGCGGGATTCCCGACATTGCCGGATATCTGACGCTTTGCGGCCTGCCGGTTCCCGATCACGTCGCGCGGGCCGCGCGGCGACTGCGCTATCGCCGCACCGTCTTCATCGCGCCGCCCTGGCGCGAGATCTTCACGCAGGATGCCGAGCGCAAGCAGGATTTCGCCGAGGCGGAGCGGACCTACGTGGCCATGACCGAGACCTATCCCCGCTACGGCTACGAACTCGTCGAACTGCCCTGCGCGAGCGTCGCCGAGCGCGTGAGCTTCGTGCGCGATCGCCTGCTCGGCTCGGGATGA
- a CDS encoding OmpA family protein — MSPSTKLFSLLVALFLAPLAAIAQDHPLLGRYGDSRQVGYKVDAYDEARIITGKINERGSTAQDGPGWALIEGKITTLYYILPAGRTSLEAQRNYEAALKAKGFEIAFSCSTEAGTCFNEGSFPGLFLGLALDGRVDLPKLQLGDFVRNFFGKGNGRYVYAKLNRPTGTVHVSLAFSDDESRGRAVIARVIESTTMDTGMIKVVEADEMSRSLDTQGRINLYGILFDFDKAEIKPESQPQIQQIAALLKRDPALRLDVIGHTDGQGGAAYNLRLSDARAFAVVAELAMRHGIDRTRLNPIGKGMGQPIASNADEAGRAQNRRVELVKR; from the coding sequence ATGTCCCCTTCGACGAAGCTCTTTTCGCTCCTTGTCGCACTGTTCCTGGCGCCGCTCGCAGCCATCGCCCAGGACCATCCGCTGCTCGGCCGTTACGGCGATTCCAGGCAGGTCGGCTACAAGGTCGATGCCTATGACGAGGCCCGGATCATCACCGGCAAGATCAACGAGCGCGGCTCGACGGCGCAGGACGGCCCGGGCTGGGCGCTGATCGAAGGCAAGATCACGACGCTCTACTACATCCTGCCGGCGGGGCGGACGAGCCTGGAGGCCCAGCGCAACTACGAGGCCGCGCTGAAGGCGAAAGGCTTCGAGATCGCCTTCTCCTGCTCGACGGAGGCCGGAACCTGCTTCAACGAGGGGTCGTTTCCCGGGCTTTTCCTCGGCCTCGCGCTCGATGGCCGGGTCGATCTTCCCAAGCTCCAGCTCGGCGATTTCGTCCGCAATTTCTTCGGCAAGGGCAATGGCCGCTATGTCTATGCCAAGCTGAACCGGCCCACCGGGACGGTGCATGTCAGCCTTGCCTTCTCGGATGACGAGAGCCGGGGGCGGGCGGTGATCGCCCGCGTCATCGAGAGCACGACGATGGATACCGGCATGATCAAGGTCGTCGAAGCCGACGAGATGAGCCGCAGTCTCGACACGCAGGGCCGGATCAATCTCTACGGAATCCTGTTCGATTTCGACAAGGCCGAGATCAAGCCGGAGTCGCAGCCCCAGATTCAGCAGATCGCGGCGCTGCTCAAGCGCGATCCAGCACTCAGGCTCGATGTCATCGGCCATACCGACGGGCAGGGCGGGGCGGCCTACAATCTCAGGCTCTCCGATGCGCGCGCCTTCGCGGTGGTGGCTGAGCTCGCGATGCGCCATGGCATCGACCGCACGCGCCTCAACCCCATTGGCAAGGGCATGGGCCAGCCGATCGCCTCGAACGCCGACGAGGCCGGCCGGGCGCAGAACCGCCGCGTGGAGCTGGTCAAGCGTTAG
- a CDS encoding acyl carrier protein: MSSEAPKVTIEFLIEMLKQVIEENPSRDRGAIADAAWGPETLLEETGFNSYDLVEIIFKLEDHFSIEIDYNANNAINDVKTIGGLRDEIAKLVDKKQAA; encoded by the coding sequence ATGTCGAGTGAGGCGCCGAAGGTCACGATCGAATTCCTGATCGAGATGCTCAAGCAGGTCATCGAGGAGAACCCGTCGCGCGATCGCGGAGCGATTGCCGACGCGGCCTGGGGGCCGGAGACCTTGCTGGAGGAGACCGGCTTCAACTCCTATGATCTCGTCGAGATCATCTTCAAGCTCGAAGACCATTTCAGCATCGAGATCGACTACAACGCCAACAACGCCATCAATGACGTGAAGACGATCGGCGGACTCCGCGATGAAATCGCCAAGCTCGTGGACAAGAAGCAGGCGGCATGA
- a CDS encoding outer membrane protein — MRHFLLAATLLSASSGAMAADLLSTRKGPPAMMMPPAMTWTGFYVGGQVGYSSGVDTTKEFLTATMGYVGLKNRFDPDGFVGGAHVGANYQFGAFVAGIEGDIEFGKIKGGFTDPPVAPFNPGGRGQTEIDTQGSLRLRLGYAIGPALLYATGGLAVADIKSTYWNWPGTSESFSKSATGYTVGGGIEYAFTQSLSARVEYRFTQFERIQNDSQLAFPGFSGTQEPRYHTGRAGVSYRF, encoded by the coding sequence TTGCGCCATTTCCTCCTTGCAGCAACGCTCCTGAGCGCGTCGTCCGGCGCGATGGCCGCCGACCTGCTCAGCACCCGCAAGGGTCCGCCGGCGATGATGATGCCGCCGGCTATGACCTGGACGGGCTTCTATGTCGGTGGCCAGGTCGGCTACAGCTCGGGCGTCGACACGACCAAGGAATTTCTCACCGCGACGATGGGCTATGTCGGCCTGAAGAACCGCTTCGATCCGGACGGCTTCGTCGGCGGCGCCCATGTCGGCGCCAACTATCAGTTCGGCGCCTTCGTCGCCGGTATCGAAGGCGATATCGAGTTCGGCAAGATCAAGGGCGGCTTCACCGATCCGCCGGTGGCCCCGTTCAATCCCGGCGGCCGCGGCCAGACCGAGATCGACACGCAGGGCTCGCTGCGCCTGCGCCTCGGTTATGCGATCGGACCGGCGCTGCTCTACGCCACCGGCGGTCTCGCCGTTGCCGACATCAAGAGCACCTACTGGAACTGGCCGGGCACCTCCGAGAGCTTCAGCAAGTCGGCGACCGGCTACACGGTCGGCGGCGGTATCGAATACGCCTTCACGCAGTCGCTGTCGGCCCGCGTCGAATACCGCTTCACCCAGTTCGAGCGCATCCAGAACGACTCGCAGCTCGCCTTCCCGGGCTTCAGCGGCACGCAGGAGCCGCGCTATCACACCGGCCGCGCCGGCGTGAGCTACCGCTTCTGA
- a CDS encoding MFS transporter yields the protein MTKEERKVIIASSAGTVFEWYDFYLAGSLAANIAQTFVPGDNDTAKFIFVLFGFAAGFAVRPFGALFFGRLGDMIGRKYTFLVTMTVMGIATFVVGLLPSFQTIGYAAPVIFIACRLLQGLALGGEYGGAATYVAEHAPMGRRGFYTSWIQTTATVGLFLSLIVILGLRLSMSPQDFAAWGWRIPFLLSIILLGFSIWIRLQLAESPAFVRMKEEGTHSKAPLSEAFGNWQNAKIGLIALLGGTAGQAVVWYTGQFYALFFLTQTMKIDGTTANLLIALSLLVGTPFFIFFGWLSDKIGRKPILLAGCLIAALTYFPLFTMLAKTANPKLIAATDTVKLVLTSDPAQCGTLFDPVGVRTFTKPCDVVRRTLATNSIHYDLVPGPAGSPLKASINGADAPATPAELVAAAQAAGYPKPGDPTILKTPTIGQVLTDGRALQATAILFVLVLFVTMVYGPIAALLVELFPTRIRYSGMSLPYHIGNGWFGGFLPPTAFAIVAASGNIFSGLWYPIIVALGTFVIGLLFLPETKDRDILK from the coding sequence ATGACCAAGGAGGAAAGGAAGGTCATCATCGCCTCGTCGGCCGGCACGGTCTTCGAGTGGTATGACTTCTATCTGGCGGGTTCGCTCGCCGCCAACATCGCCCAGACCTTCGTGCCCGGCGACAACGACACCGCGAAGTTTATCTTCGTGCTGTTCGGCTTCGCCGCGGGCTTCGCAGTCCGCCCCTTCGGCGCCCTGTTCTTCGGCCGCCTCGGCGACATGATCGGCCGCAAATACACCTTCCTCGTCACGATGACCGTGATGGGCATCGCGACCTTCGTCGTCGGCCTGCTGCCGAGCTTCCAGACCATCGGCTATGCCGCGCCCGTGATCTTCATCGCCTGCCGCCTGCTCCAGGGCCTTGCGCTCGGCGGCGAATATGGCGGCGCCGCGACCTATGTCGCCGAGCATGCCCCGATGGGCCGGCGCGGCTTCTACACCTCGTGGATCCAGACCACTGCGACGGTCGGTCTCTTCCTCTCGCTGATCGTGATCCTCGGCCTGCGTCTCAGCATGAGCCCGCAGGATTTCGCCGCCTGGGGCTGGCGCATCCCGTTCCTGCTTTCGATCATCCTGCTCGGCTTCTCGATCTGGATCCGTCTCCAGCTCGCCGAATCGCCGGCCTTCGTGCGGATGAAGGAAGAGGGCACGCATTCGAAGGCGCCGCTCTCCGAGGCTTTCGGCAACTGGCAGAATGCCAAGATCGGCCTTATCGCGCTGCTCGGCGGCACCGCCGGCCAGGCTGTCGTCTGGTACACCGGTCAGTTCTACGCGCTGTTCTTCCTGACCCAGACGATGAAGATCGACGGCACCACGGCCAACCTCCTGATCGCGCTCTCGCTGCTTGTCGGCACGCCGTTCTTCATCTTCTTCGGCTGGCTCTCGGACAAGATCGGCCGCAAGCCGATCCTGCTGGCAGGCTGCCTGATCGCCGCCCTGACCTATTTCCCGCTCTTCACCATGCTGGCGAAGACGGCCAATCCGAAGCTCATCGCCGCGACGGACACGGTCAAGCTGGTGCTCACCTCCGATCCGGCCCAGTGCGGCACGCTCTTCGATCCCGTCGGCGTGCGCACCTTCACCAAGCCCTGCGACGTCGTCCGCCGCACCCTGGCGACCAACTCGATCCACTACGATCTGGTCCCCGGCCCGGCCGGCTCGCCGCTCAAGGCTTCGATCAACGGTGCCGATGCGCCGGCGACCCCGGCCGAGCTCGTCGCCGCCGCCCAGGCCGCCGGCTACCCCAAGCCGGGTGATCCGACGATCCTGAAGACGCCGACGATCGGCCAGGTGCTGACCGATGGCCGTGCGCTGCAGGCAACGGCCATCCTGTTCGTGCTGGTGCTCTTCGTGACCATGGTCTACGGCCCGATCGCCGCCCTGCTGGTCGAGCTCTTCCCGACCCGCATCCGCTACTCCGGCATGTCGCTGCCCTACCACATCGGCAACGGCTGGTTCGGCGGCTTCCTGCCGCCCACGGCCTTCGCCATCGTGGCGGCCAGCGGCAACATCTTCTCCGGCCTCTGGTACCCGATCATCGTCGCCCTCGGCACCTTCGTGATCGGCCTGCTCTTCCTGCCGGAAACCAAGGACCGCGACATCCTGAAGTAA
- a CDS encoding EAL domain-containing response regulator, with the protein MSPSQKASAITMPLPDTQEEGRASPASPGRILLVDDVLDNRIVLGRRLQRRGYEIVEADCGEAALDILARERFDLVLLDVMMPGISGLGVVSEIRKTMTSQQLPVIMVTAKSLTDDVVEALQCGADDYITKPVDFEVAHARIVVQVNRKRAADTLEQCVRERTAALSEATTQMTREVEQKRQSTLRAEFLSRHDSLTKLMNRAAFLEAATMASEAHAVGGAPYDILFLDLDRFKIINDTFGHAVGDLALKGVAERLEAIISPKDALARFGGDEFLVLHPCGPGDEPTATLAERIVRKLTEPMVVDSHEVAVGVSIGIAAPAGMHEPAETTIGHADIAMYRAKKDGGDRFRVFDPELAEASRRRSELERDLRVALKSGQFNIVYQPVVELKDHTISGFEALLRWNHPKRGAVSPAEFIPIAEETGVIVQIGEWVLRQACATAMTWPNDAKVAVNLSAIQFERSPVVSIVMSALAASGLAPGRLELEITESLILLSAPQTLEALRQLRKLGVRIVMDDFGTGYSSLSYLRDFEFDKIKVDQSFIRSLPTDEGTRAIVASIAKLAHKLGVATTAEGVETEEQLQHVRTNGIGLVQGFFFGKPISAMEIEGVFEALDGNGDPVGFPVTF; encoded by the coding sequence ATGAGCCCGAGCCAGAAGGCGAGTGCCATTACCATGCCGTTGCCGGACACGCAGGAGGAGGGGCGAGCGAGCCCGGCCTCGCCCGGACGTATCCTCCTGGTCGACGATGTCCTCGACAATCGCATCGTGCTGGGGCGCAGGCTGCAGCGGCGCGGCTACGAGATCGTCGAGGCCGATTGCGGCGAGGCCGCCCTCGACATCCTGGCGCGGGAGCGCTTCGACCTCGTGCTGCTCGACGTGATGATGCCCGGCATCAGCGGCCTGGGGGTCGTCAGCGAGATCCGCAAGACGATGACCTCGCAGCAACTGCCGGTGATCATGGTCACTGCCAAGTCACTCACCGACGACGTGGTCGAGGCCCTGCAATGCGGCGCCGACGACTACATCACCAAGCCGGTCGACTTCGAAGTGGCCCATGCCCGCATCGTCGTACAGGTCAACCGCAAGCGCGCGGCCGATACGCTGGAGCAATGCGTCAGGGAGCGCACCGCCGCCCTTTCGGAAGCAACCACGCAGATGACCCGCGAGGTCGAGCAGAAGCGCCAGTCGACGCTGCGCGCCGAGTTCCTCTCGCGCCATGACAGCCTGACCAAGCTGATGAACCGCGCCGCCTTCCTCGAAGCCGCGACGATGGCCAGCGAGGCCCATGCCGTGGGCGGGGCGCCCTACGACATCCTCTTTCTCGACCTCGATCGCTTCAAGATCATCAACGACACCTTCGGCCATGCGGTCGGGGACCTCGCCCTCAAGGGGGTGGCCGAGCGGCTGGAGGCGATCATCTCGCCCAAGGACGCGCTGGCGCGCTTCGGCGGCGACGAATTTCTCGTGCTCCACCCGTGCGGCCCCGGCGACGAGCCGACCGCGACGCTGGCCGAGCGGATCGTCCGCAAGCTGACCGAGCCGATGGTCGTCGACAGCCATGAGGTCGCCGTCGGCGTCAGCATCGGCATCGCCGCGCCCGCCGGCATGCACGAGCCGGCCGAGACCACGATCGGCCATGCCGATATCGCGATGTATCGCGCCAAGAAGGATGGCGGTGACCGCTTCCGCGTCTTCGATCCGGAGCTGGCCGAGGCGTCGCGCCGCCGCTCCGAACTCGAACGCGACCTGCGCGTCGCGCTCAAGAGCGGGCAGTTCAATATCGTCTACCAGCCGGTGGTCGAGCTCAAGGACCACACGATCAGCGGCTTCGAGGCCCTGCTGCGCTGGAATCACCCCAAGCGCGGCGCCGTCTCGCCGGCGGAGTTCATCCCGATCGCCGAGGAGACCGGCGTCATCGTCCAGATCGGCGAATGGGTCCTGCGCCAGGCCTGCGCCACCGCGATGACCTGGCCCAACGACGCCAAGGTCGCGGTCAATCTCTCCGCCATCCAGTTCGAGCGCAGCCCCGTTGTCTCGATCGTGATGAGCGCGCTCGCCGCGTCCGGCCTGGCGCCTGGTCGTCTCGAGCTCGAGATCACCGAAAGCCTGATCCTGCTCAGCGCGCCGCAGACGCTGGAGGCGCTGCGCCAGCTGCGCAAGCTCGGCGTGCGCATCGTCATGGACGATTTCGGAACCGGCTATTCCAGCCTGAGCTACCTGCGCGATTTCGAGTTCGACAAGATCAAGGTCGACCAGTCATTCATCCGCTCGCTGCCGACCGACGAGGGTACCCGTGCCATCGTCGCCTCAATCGCCAAGCTCGCCCACAAGCTGGGCGTCGCGACCACCGCCGAAGGCGTGGAGACCGAGGAGCAGCTCCAGCACGTCAGGACGAACGGCATCGGCCTCGTGCAGGGCTTCTTCTTCGGCAAGCCGATATCGGCCATGGAAATCGAGGGCGTCTTCGAAGCGCTGGACGGCAACGGCGATCCGGTCGGTTTCCCGGTCACCTTCTGA
- a CDS encoding aminotransferase class I/II-fold pyridoxal phosphate-dependent enzyme has product MRDFRVPGGADLERRVGNFFKWQNLRRQNGLWPFSRATDFGPRTEVLATDDRGINMEGVNFASQDYLSMSSHPEIKETALAAIERYGVHSAGSAALVGNTTHSVALERKIADFLQMDDCLLYPTGWGAGYGVIRGLVRSSDHIVMDALAHTCLQEGANAATRNIYLFRHLDLAHCRRWLEKIRSTDTENGIMVVTEGLFSMDSDTPDIAAMQELCNEFNATLMVDVAHDLGALGPGGRGHIGAQDMLGKVDIVMGSFSKTFASNGGFVAVKERPVKEYLRFYSPTTTFSNAMSPVNAAIVLKAFEIIETEEGQVLRDELMANVLELRRQVREAGLDYYGDPSAIVAVKMGSEGLARLVSRELPELGLLANLVEYPAVGKGAARFRMQVMAKHTRRNVTDAVQRIVAAKAKAEIALATMEAGRPAMRAVA; this is encoded by the coding sequence ATGCGCGATTTCCGGGTGCCGGGCGGTGCCGATCTGGAGCGGCGCGTCGGCAATTTCTTCAAGTGGCAGAACCTGCGCCGTCAGAACGGCCTGTGGCCATTCTCCCGTGCGACCGATTTCGGGCCGCGCACCGAGGTCCTGGCGACCGACGATCGCGGCATCAACATGGAAGGCGTGAACTTCGCCTCGCAGGACTATCTCAGCATGTCCTCGCACCCGGAGATCAAGGAGACGGCGCTGGCGGCGATCGAGCGCTACGGCGTCCATAGCGCCGGCTCGGCCGCGCTCGTCGGCAACACCACGCATTCGGTGGCGCTGGAGCGCAAGATCGCCGACTTCCTGCAGATGGACGATTGCCTGCTCTATCCGACGGGCTGGGGCGCGGGCTACGGCGTGATCCGCGGGCTGGTGCGCTCCTCCGACCACATCGTCATGGATGCGCTGGCCCATACCTGCCTGCAGGAAGGCGCCAACGCCGCCACCCGCAACATCTACCTGTTCCGCCATCTCGACCTCGCCCATTGCCGGCGCTGGCTGGAGAAGATCCGCTCCACCGATACCGAGAACGGCATCATGGTGGTGACGGAAGGCCTGTTCTCGATGGACTCCGATACGCCCGACATCGCCGCGATGCAGGAGCTCTGCAACGAGTTCAACGCCACCCTGATGGTCGACGTCGCCCATGATCTGGGGGCGCTCGGCCCGGGCGGGCGCGGCCATATCGGCGCGCAGGACATGCTCGGCAAGGTCGATATCGTGATGGGCTCGTTCTCGAAGACCTTCGCCTCGAATGGCGGCTTCGTCGCGGTCAAGGAGCGGCCGGTCAAGGAATACCTGCGCTTCTACAGCCCGACCACGACGTTCTCGAACGCGATGTCGCCGGTCAATGCCGCAATCGTGCTCAAGGCCTTCGAGATCATCGAGACCGAAGAAGGTCAGGTCCTGCGCGATGAATTGATGGCCAATGTCCTGGAGCTGCGGCGCCAGGTACGTGAGGCCGGGCTCGATTACTACGGCGATCCGTCGGCGATCGTGGCGGTGAAGATGGGCTCGGAAGGGCTGGCGCGGCTGGTCAGCCGGGAGCTGCCCGAGCTCGGGCTGCTCGCCAACCTCGTCGAATACCCCGCCGTCGGCAAGGGCGCCGCGCGCTTCCGCATGCAGGTCATGGCCAAGCATACGCGCCGGAACGTCACGGATGCGGTGCAGCGCATCGTGGCCGCGAAGGCGAAAGCCGAGATCGCGCTCGCGACGATGGAGGCCGGCCGACCCGCCATGCGGGCGGTGGCCTGA
- a CDS encoding DUF3137 domain-containing protein — MERPDRPVATQTEEGWSSSAVELQRQQRRAKRIVERIALAVIAGPVCLALLALLIFQFGAGSGWSFLVGLPLFAVAALTSLALPLLVPALFVLGAWALFRNYYRKPPARAAAAQASSEAASPLASEVALLEALRGKLAAEARRRTILFVPLGLAAALLLYRLMIGSGGSSKGSPFVALVIFLVIGGGGAWIWAVGGPGSRYRKAFKDSLIPRLLAAHGELTHSIGTKPDLGRAVALGLLPAYDKLAADDGFAGRYRGRAITISEITVSRKAGKSTETLFQGLYVEIGVSTPFRGTTILRDREGRQPGNGLQRLRLEDPVFEEIYATWSSDQVEGRAVLTPAVMERLLVMADGQSFLPPLFLIGGDRMVFALPAIVPGALFEPPGLETHVAAQQLASLEADFARVFALADAMIDMHVAVRAPHEALPPPPPHPARSPLP; from the coding sequence ATGGAACGACCCGATCGCCCTGTCGCAACGCAGACCGAGGAGGGCTGGTCGTCCTCGGCCGTGGAGCTCCAGCGCCAGCAGCGCCGGGCGAAGCGCATCGTCGAACGCATCGCGCTCGCCGTGATCGCGGGGCCGGTCTGCCTTGCGCTGCTCGCCCTTCTGATCTTTCAGTTCGGTGCGGGTTCCGGCTGGTCATTTCTGGTGGGGCTTCCGCTCTTCGCGGTCGCCGCGCTGACCTCGCTGGCGCTGCCGCTGCTCGTTCCGGCGCTGTTCGTGCTCGGCGCCTGGGCTCTCTTCCGCAACTACTACAGGAAGCCGCCCGCGAGAGCGGCGGCGGCGCAGGCTTCCTCCGAAGCCGCTTCGCCGCTCGCGTCGGAGGTCGCTCTCCTGGAAGCGCTCCGCGGCAAGCTGGCCGCGGAGGCGCGGCGGCGGACGATCCTGTTCGTTCCGCTCGGCCTTGCCGCCGCCCTGCTGCTGTACCGGCTGATGATCGGGAGCGGCGGCTCCTCGAAAGGTTCGCCCTTCGTCGCTTTGGTGATCTTCCTGGTTATCGGGGGCGGCGGGGCCTGGATCTGGGCTGTCGGAGGGCCGGGAAGCCGCTACCGGAAAGCCTTCAAGGACAGCCTGATCCCGCGCCTGCTCGCGGCCCATGGCGAACTGACCCACAGCATCGGGACGAAGCCCGATCTCGGCCGGGCCGTCGCGCTCGGTTTGCTGCCGGCCTATGACAAGCTCGCTGCCGATGACGGTTTCGCCGGACGCTACCGGGGCCGTGCGATCACGATCAGCGAGATCACCGTGAGCCGCAAGGCGGGCAAGAGCACCGAGACCCTGTTCCAGGGCCTCTATGTCGAGATCGGCGTCTCCACGCCGTTTCGCGGCACCACGATCCTGCGCGACCGGGAAGGCCGGCAGCCCGGCAACGGCCTGCAGCGGCTGCGCCTCGAAGATCCGGTCTTCGAGGAGATCTACGCGACATGGTCGAGCGATCAGGTCGAGGGCCGCGCCGTTCTGACGCCGGCGGTGATGGAACGCCTCCTGGTGATGGCTGACGGCCAATCCTTCCTGCCGCCGCTCTTCCTGATCGGCGGCGACAGGATGGTGTTCGCGCTCCCGGCTATCGTTCCCGGCGCGCTGTTCGAGCCGCCGGGCCTCGAAACCCATGTCGCGGCCCAGCAACTCGCCAGCCTCGAAGCCGATTTCGCCCGCGTCTTCGCTCTCGCCGACGCGATGATCGACATGCATGTCGCCGTGCGGGCGCCGCACGAGGCGTTGCCTCCTCCGCCCCCGCATCCAGCCCGGAGCCCTCTGCCATGA
- the rlmB gene encoding 23S rRNA (guanosine(2251)-2'-O)-methyltransferase RlmB, translating to MAPPFRPKHAKPAGSRHDARRADGPPPHRPGDIDEAVLFGVHPVVEALKNPRRRHRRLLATENGLRRLQEQIDPLPLQAEIVRPSEIDRLLTPDSVHQGLYLVCDPLPSPDLDSLPDDCVVLALDQITDPHNVGAILRSAAAFAAAAVIVTIRHSPAATGVLAKSASGALEHVPLIAVRNLGDALETLGKRGFLRVGFDSDGDVALDEVALRRPLVMVMGAEGKGLRQRSRELCDHVARLEVPGAITSLNVSNATAIALYAASRR from the coding sequence ATGGCTCCGCCGTTCCGCCCGAAACATGCCAAGCCCGCCGGGAGCAGACATGACGCCCGCCGCGCCGACGGGCCACCGCCGCACCGGCCGGGCGATATCGACGAGGCCGTGCTCTTCGGCGTGCATCCGGTCGTCGAGGCGCTGAAGAATCCGCGGCGCCGCCACAGGCGCCTGCTCGCCACCGAGAATGGCCTGCGCCGCCTTCAGGAGCAAATCGATCCTTTGCCGCTCCAGGCCGAGATCGTGCGCCCCTCCGAGATCGACCGGCTGCTCACCCCCGATTCGGTACATCAGGGCCTCTATCTCGTCTGCGATCCCCTGCCCTCGCCCGATCTCGACAGCCTGCCGGACGATTGCGTCGTGCTGGCGCTCGACCAGATCACCGATCCGCACAATGTCGGCGCCATCCTGCGCTCGGCCGCCGCCTTCGCCGCGGCGGCGGTGATCGTCACGATCCGCCACTCCCCGGCGGCGACCGGCGTGCTCGCCAAATCCGCCTCGGGGGCGCTGGAGCATGTGCCGCTGATCGCCGTGCGCAATCTCGGCGATGCCCTGGAGACGCTGGGCAAGCGCGGCTTCCTGCGCGTCGGCTTCGATTCGGATGGCGATGTCGCGCTCGACGAGGTCGCGCTGCGCCGCCCGCTCGTCATGGTGATGGGCGCCGAGGGCAAGGGCCTGCGCCAGCGCTCGCGCGAGCTCTGCGACCATGTCGCAAGGCTCGAGGTGCCCGGCGCGATCACCAGCCTCAACGTCTCCAACGCGACCGCGATCGCGCTCTACGCGGCCAGCCGCCGCTGA
- a CDS encoding serine hydrolase, translating into MAIKHGIAPRPPCSPAACRSSRPPRADTPVMSSAGRTSSISSRATTCSTAIENFLLLSEILEKVSGLSFNDLLKKRITGPLGMHNTALMPSDDVILPRLAGHHRRQPDGTRLKAANRTKRLVLGEAAL; encoded by the coding sequence ATGGCGATCAAGCACGGCATCGCCCCCCGACCGCCGTGCTCTCCGGCGGCGTGCCGATCCTCGCGCCCTCCTCGCGCCGATACGCCTGTGATGTCGTCGGCCGGCAGAACGAGCTCAATTTCGAGCCGGGCTACGACCTGCTCTACAGCAATAGAAAATTTCCTGCTGCTCTCAGAGATCCTGGAGAAGGTCTCCGGGCTCAGCTTCAACGACCTCCTGAAGAAACGCATCACCGGCCCGCTCGGCATGCACAACACGGCGCTGATGCCGAGCGACGACGTGATCCTGCCGCGGCTCGCCGGGCATCATCGCCGCCAACCGGACGGCACCCGGCTGAAGGCCGCCAATCGCACCAAGCGGCTCGTGCTGGGCGAGGCGGCTCTGTAG